In the genome of Rhodoferax fermentans, one region contains:
- the prfB gene encoding peptide chain release factor 2 (programmed frameshift), which produces MEAERINAIGNLLADLSARALDLRGYLDFDAKFERLRTVNASLEDPTVWNDPKRAQELGKEKKLLDGVVVTLTDLQSNLADNTELFEMSRDDNDEAGLITIEEDAARLEEIVKGLEFRRMFNNPADPLNCFVDIQAGAGGTEACDWASMLLRQYLRYCERKGFKTEIEDETAGDTAGIKGASFKVEGEYAFGLLRTETGVHRLVRKSPFDSSGGRHTSFASVFVYPEIDDSIEIEINPSDVRVDTFRASGAGGQHINKTDSAVRLTHIPTGIVVQCQDGRSQHSNRDVAWKRLRSRLYDFELRKQQEAQQKLEDTKTDVGWGHQIRSYVLDNSRIKDLRTNFETSATQKVLDGDLDPFIEASLKQGV; this is translated from the exons ATGGAAGCAGAACGCATCAACGCCATTGGCAACCTCCTCGCTGACCTCAGCGCCCGTGCCCTTGATTTACGGGGGTATCTT GACTTCGATGCCAAATTCGAACGTCTGAGAACCGTCAACGCCAGCCTGGAAGACCCCACGGTCTGGAATGACCCCAAACGCGCCCAGGAGCTGGGCAAAGAGAAAAAACTGCTCGACGGTGTGGTCGTCACCCTGACCGACCTGCAAAGCAACCTGGCCGACAACACTGAGTTGTTCGAGATGAGCCGCGACGACAACGACGAAGCCGGTCTGATCACCATCGAAGAAGACGCAGCGCGCCTGGAAGAGATCGTCAAGGGTCTGGAATTCCGCCGTATGTTCAACAACCCGGCCGACCCGCTGAACTGTTTTGTCGACATCCAGGCCGGCGCCGGTGGCACCGAAGCCTGCGACTGGGCCAGCATGTTGCTGCGCCAGTACCTGCGTTATTGCGAACGCAAGGGCTTCAAGACCGAGATCGAAGACGAAACCGCAGGCGACACCGCAGGCATCAAGGGCGCCTCGTTCAAGGTTGAGGGGGAATACGCCTTTGGCCTGCTGCGCACCGAAACCGGTGTGCACCGCCTGGTGCGCAAGAGCCCGTTTGACTCCTCAGGTGGCCGCCACACCAGCTTTGCCAGCGTGTTTGTTTACCCCGAGATCGACGACTCGATCGAGATCGAGATCAATCCGAGCGACGTGCGCGTGGACACCTTCCGCGCCAGCGGCGCCGGTGGTCAGCACATCAACAAGACCGACTCGGCGGTGCGCCTGACGCACATCCCGACCGGCATCGTGGTGCAGTGCCAGGACGGGCGCAGCCAGCACAGCAACCGCGACGTGGCCTGGAAACGCCTGCGTAGCCGCCTGTATGACTTTGAGCTGCGCAAACAGCAGGAAGCCCAGCAAAAGCTCGAAGACACCAAGACCGACGTGGGCTGGGGCCACCAGATCCGTTCTTATGTGCTGGACAACAGCCGCATCAAGGACCTGCGCACCAACTTTGAGACCTCGGCCACCCAGAAGGTGCTCGACGGTGACCTGGACCCCTTCATCGAAGCCTCTTTGAAGCAAGGCGTGTGA
- a CDS encoding HAD family hydrolase, whose protein sequence is MTCEAASPISKRAGVVSGLIFDMDGTMINSMPSHAQSWVEFCRRHDIQIDLADLMRRTTGRTGAECMRELFQREMSDDEAWAYIAIKEQLYRDLFGPVFEEIPGFTQFAALALHHGLKLGVGTAGDRHNIAFAMQRLQLPVPPHAMVGGDEGLPGKPQPAIFLEAARRMGIRPEDCIVFEDAPLGIEAARRAGMRAVAICSGHSADELAGPHVIASAKNYLELIDSHFLETLHVATA, encoded by the coding sequence ATGACTTGCGAAGCTGCCAGCCCAATATCCAAAAGGGCTGGCGTGGTTTCTGGCTTGATCTTCGACATGGACGGCACGATGATCAACTCGATGCCCAGCCATGCCCAGAGCTGGGTCGAGTTCTGCCGCCGCCACGATATCCAGATCGATCTGGCCGACCTGATGCGCCGCACCACCGGGCGCACCGGTGCCGAATGTATGCGTGAGCTGTTCCAGCGCGAGATGTCCGACGACGAGGCCTGGGCCTACATCGCCATCAAAGAGCAGCTCTACCGCGACCTGTTTGGCCCGGTATTTGAGGAAATTCCTGGCTTCACACAGTTTGCCGCGCTGGCCCTGCATCACGGCCTCAAATTGGGTGTGGGCACCGCCGGTGATCGCCACAACATCGCTTTTGCAATGCAGCGCCTGCAGCTGCCAGTGCCACCCCACGCGATGGTGGGCGGTGACGAGGGCTTGCCAGGCAAACCGCAACCCGCTATATTTTTAGAAGCTGCCAGGCGAATGGGTATCAGGCCTGAAGACTGTATTGTCTTTGAAGATGCGCCACTGGGCATTGAGGCCGCGCGCCGCGCTGGCATGCGTGCTGTGGCGATCTGCAGCGGCCACAGCGCCGACGAACTGGCCGGGCCGCATGTGATTGCGTCCGCCAAGAATTACCTTGAACTGATCGACTCACATTTCCTGGAGACATTACATGTTGCAACTGCTTGA